The Spinacia oleracea cultivar Varoflay chromosome 2, BTI_SOV_V1, whole genome shotgun sequence DNA segment ACATATTTGGGGGATGTGACCCATGTGAGATTTATAAAGATACATATATTTGTTAAAAATGACATGGGTTGTAATGTAATCGAAATTCCATACTCTAAGTCAGCTTATGTTAGCTTCATTATATTTAGTGCATTTCTAAAAATACAGTTGAATATCAGGATGGGTAATCAAGATATAGGTATGACAAATTTTGAAATAAGgtacggagtacatgattagAGAACTATGAGTGTGACGTACATATATTAACCTATGTTTGGATTAATAAGGTTTAGCAGGGACTACTGGTGGAATCATAAGCGATATATATCTTCCTctatattcttttgtttttcttgaactattatttgagcgatataattttataataagatctataaattatttttatgggATTATTATTTTCTTCATTTATGTTATGATTAAAGTTATCGCTAAATGATGGTTTCACCAATATACCAGTTATTGTATGATTTTAGTTCGAATATGACGAAAATGATTGGTTACAACGAAAAACACttttgaaataagttttatgatttggataatCATAGGAAGTAAACTAATTGATCTTCTGGAATCTAGTTTTTGAACTACttaatatattatgtattttaattaattacttgattTTCCGAATTATGAAGTATGGCTTATATTTAGCAAGTTATCCTTTATCGAGTTGGGAAGCTCAACATGTTATTAAATTATTTcgtttgagatctttatatggttttctataaagagtatgtttgaaattgaaagaccaagattattcttgaaaaagataaaataatataaataatttatatttcAATACGATTAAATTGTGGATTTATATATCGTTTTATACTTTAACCCTAATGAGAATCACTTATAAGATCTATGTTACAATGTTGAGAACGTAACCATGTGTGATTGAGCATGAAGACAAGTTTGACTAAAACAGATTGAGCTATTAAGCTTGTTTGGGGTATAGTATTTTATTGAGAAGCCAGATTCATTTGGGACTACTTATAAGTGATCAGACTTTATGAAGATTATGCAATTAAAGGACATGAGCTTATTATGCTATTGCGATTATAAGCTAATGGTTTAGAGGTGTGATCTTTGTATTATAAACCAAATTGATTGAGCAATTGTGGACTTCAAATTAGGGGTTTCTATGGATTAACAGTGAGTTTGGAAATTTGAGCTGAAGAGTATGATTTCTGATAAGCTTAAGAAATTTGAATTACCCTAAAGTTTAATTCTTACTCGGGTGCGGTTAAGAGTGTAGAAATTTATATAATACtatgtttaaaattattttccaaAGCATCACGTATACAGAATTTGTGAAAAGTTATGAGTAATTCATTTTGATCTTTAAGCGAatatattgaattttgtataagTATGGTTTGTGCCAAGATTTTTAATTGTGTTTAATTCAGATGTGATTTGGTTGGTGATACAAGCCTTTGAAGAATTATATTTGTATATttcttaaatttgttaaattagttttcaaatgtgttttagtggggaagaagccgttaacaacggccatgaacaacacttgtgtatttgtgtgtgatctgtgtaaatgcacatctgtgcatctgtgtaaatgtacatatgtacatctgtgtgggaacatgtcctaaaagtcttgcaagcatgtgtGAAAAGGTGGGTGACGACCCCTAAAAGTTTGGAGATAGTGGTTCTTCAACCcatctctattcgtgttctcttccccGATTTATATATATGTTTAAAAGATTAAATGTGTTTGATTATGCTAGAAGTAGCAAATATTGTGAAGTTTGTTAATGTGTGTGATTTGAAATGTAAATGATTTGCCAGAAAAGCAAATATATCCTAAATCTTTGATCTTGTGCAAGCTTTGAATTATCAAGGATTTCTAAGAAATACAGTTTTGatattatttccaaaataaattatcgagaGAAAATCGTACTGAGTTTATTGTTTCCAAATTAAGGAATGTATATCTGTGATTTGGAGGTGAGCCTCAACATGAAGATTTTCTCCATGTTATATCGGGAAGCGGAGAATTAGTCTTAGTTAAGTTGTGTTAGTTGTTTAAGCTCAGGTAGACTCTGAGATACGAGTTGAGAATTTGTGATGGATTCATTTTCAAAGCATATGAGATTAGTTACGTTGAAAAATGGATTTGAGGACTTTTGAAAATATAAATCTTACGATCTTTAGGAATCACCTGGTGATTGAGTCCAAGCCCTTGCTTGATTTACTCCCTCTATTTCTAAatgttgtatccatttggaatcttggggggtttttaagaaaaatagaatcttggtttgtatgggtataagtgtaatgattgggtgtaagagaaatgattgtgtgtaagaatgtgtaagagattcttttttaaagattaaagtaaggagagagaaaatattaaagaattatgggaaaggggatattttcatttaattaatcaaaaatcagaaaaaatctGATTGAAGTGGGGACCAAAGTACATGAGGTGGATTTATTTCATCCAATGAGATTACAGCAACAGAAAAAAACGGAGGGAAGACTTCCCAAATTGGGAAAGTCCACTTCCCTTTTTACACTTCCctccaaaaacagaaatttagcaaaaagttttccctccaaactttttccctccaaactttCTACATTTACCACCCTTTATAAATAGGGGTCATTTTCTACCCAAAAACCCTCATAAATTCCAACTGTTTTAATATCagttacaacaacaaaaaaccaaAGGCAATAAATGCACTACAATTAATCAGCAAGGGGACATtaatggcttcagatcaagaggaGGACGAGTTCCTCGGTTTTTCCGATGATGAAGGAGACGGCACGAACTCTGATTCagattatgatgatgatgaggcaaCCCAAAATGCTGAAAGTGAAGTAAATGCTCATCAAATAGGGGACTTTGAGCAAAATCAACAATTGCCAGATCTGAATGAAGTGGGACAAGAATATGCACAAGAATGTGAAGTGGGACCACAGCATACATCAGGTATATCAGATAACCACTCAGttccatttttgtttgatttgaacatgCCAACACAACAAGAGTTCCCACCATCTCCAATTCATCAAACAGAAACAGAGCAAAATCATCATAAGCCTAGAACCCCAAGGATTAACAACGAATTAAGGTTGGAAATCTTGTTGTTCCTTCTCTTAAGAAAAGAAAAGCATTCAGATGAACTCATTCATGGGACAAATAGGCAGGCTGTTATAAAGTTTGGTTACACAAGGAAGACAATTAGACTAATATGGCAGAGAGCATTGGCACATAAGGCAGCCATGGATTCGTATTTCTATGATAGCAAATATCACAACTGTGGGAGGAAGAGAATTCAAGTAACATATGAGTTTATAGCCTCCATAGCCATGGGGGATAGAACAACCATTATTGATCTAGCAAGGATGCTCAATTTGAGTCCCACAACAGTTTGGAGAATGGTGAAAAGAAAACAGATAAAACCACATTCAAGTCCATTGAATTCAGGCATTTCAGAAGAATGCAAGATGGCAAGGATGAAGTGGGTACTTGGTCTCTTAATGGACTACTCAATACCAAATGATCCCACATATTACAGCATGTATGATTTCATTCAGATCGATGAGAAATGGTTCTATCTTACACAAAAAAGTCAAAGAGTTTATTTAGCAAACAATGAACCATTTCCACACAGGAAGGGAAAATCAAGAACTAAGATTCCAAAGTTCATGTTTATGGCAGCAGTAGCAAGGCCAAGGTGGGGACAAGATGGGCAGTGTGAGTGGGATGGGAAACTTGGTATATTTCCATTCACAGATGCAGTGGCAGCAAAGAGAACATCCAAAAACAGAGTCAAGGGGACAATTGAGACTAAACCAATCAAGTCAGTGAATCAGATTGCAACTAGGGCCATGCTAATCAACTACCTAATCCCAGCAATTAAAGAGAAATGGCCACCACATGAGGGGAAAAGGGTGATATACATCATTCAAGACAATGCAAAGgcacacattttgcaaaatgatCAAGAATGACAGCAACATTACAAGCAAGATGGCTTCACATTGATATTGACTCAGCAGCcagcaaacagtccagattgTAACATATTAGACTTGGGGTTCTTTAGGTCAATTCAATCACTAATGCACAAAAAGATGCCTAAAACAGTTGAAGATTTAAGTGGTGCTGTGACTGAGGCATATAATGAACTGCATGCAAAGACTCTATCTAATGTGTGGATGTCACTTCAATATGTTGGAAATGAAATTTTTAAACACAAGGGGGACAATGACTACCAACTCCCACACAACaagaaaaagattttagaagatgAGGGGAATCTGCCAGAACAAGTTAAGGCCCCAAGGTGGGCTGTGAATGAATGCAAACAACTTGTTGATGAATGGAGAGCAAATCAGTGAAGTATAGAGCAAGAACGAGAGAttactttttgtgttttgggaaCATGTTTTAAAAGTTACAAGAACAAACAGAAtgtcacttttgtaagcttGAATGAAAGCATCACATGTATTTAAAACATTTTGGAAGCAACATATCAACTGGAAGAATGAATGAATCAAATTATTGTTGTTAATCTTTAGTTTTTGTTCATCATACTCACATATTTGTAGTTATTCATGTACATTGCATATTAACATATGATTTCAGGATTATTCAAAATCATAAGGGAACATGTACATTGCATATTAACATATGATTTCAGGATAAGTCAAAATCATAAGGCAACAATGCACAAGGCAACATGAACAAGACAACATCAACAAGGCAACAATAACTAGGCAGCAATGCACAAGGCAACAATAACTAGGTTATCACAATCATAGTTTAGTTTTTGTTCATCATAATCACAatcatgtttattatttctagttgtaattgaaacacaaaacatCAATTGAATGAGTCAGCCATTCCTTAAACCATTAAGGGGACAACTTTATGTTTTCAAGGCAACACATGAATTCATTTTCAAGCCAAGGCAAAGCATGGGGACATGTTGTTCTCAGTTTGTATGTGTTCATCATCAttgaatcctaaactttaatatCCTCCTCCCAAATGGAGTGAATGACTAACGCAGACAGAAATGGGAAAGAAAAGTCACTCCATTTGACAGAGGATACTAAAAGTGTAGGAAACTCAGGACATGCAAAATCACAACTCCAAACACATCGGCTTCAAAAtggaaagaatgcatatcacatcattttcagatggaattTATTCCCACTTTGAAACCGATGCGTCAAAAGATGTAATATTCGAGTTACTAAATcatttcatcattgaacaaCTCAAAAAAACAAGGCCATGAGCAAGGCAGCAAAGGCAAGGTATTTACTTACAACATACTTAGAAAGTCATATGCAAAATCACTTAtctaaacacatcggcatctaagtggaaagaatgcatataacatcattttcagatggaaaatcTTACCACCTAGATACCGATGCGTCAACAAAAGTAAAATTCGATATGCTTAAACCAATTCATTATTGAACAAAGCATGAAGAAGAAGGCATCAAGTACATAGAAGCAAGTACACACAAccatctcagaatgtccccaagcatccctCACACAAACCCCATCCACCAACACTTAGCTCCTGAGAAGCATTATTCATGCTAATGGCGCATGAGTGTTAATGGAATATAGGGTTTGAGTGTCAGCAAATGAAGACTCATCATAGATGACTCAAAACAAATAACAAGGCAGCAATggacaaggcacaacaatctcaGTTAGGTTGATTTACAGCATATATGTAGTATGTTTCTAAATTTTAACAACCTCATCACCCTTTCACAAAAGGGATTACATGATCACTTGTTTGTTTTTGAAATGAAATTTATCCCCTTTTGTAAAAGGGGACGAGGGAATATGTTAGAAACCAAAATCTAAGATAATCAACAATTACATCACATATCACAATGATCAAACTCACACATGGGACATTAGCAAACATTAGGGTTCCAATCTCAGAGTTGTTGAATAGCATCATTGATCTATTGTATCAATATTTTCTCAACTTTAACATCCTTTTGCCGAATGGAATTATTGATATTCACTACTGATCATGTGAAATGACAATCACTCCATTAGACAAAAGGAGTTAAAGGACAAGTATTGAAACATAAATCTCAGGATATCAACCTTTAACATCATTGATTATCATTAACACCACAATCAAACATGTTGTTTAAGTGTCATGGTGGTCCTTCCAAAGGGAATTAACAAATTGTGAACTATCGCATTGGATATTTAAAAATAAGTCAATCCCCTTTGAAGGACCACCTAACTAACAAAAGTGAAACATGCATGACATCAAAATTCCTCTcagatgtccccaagcatcattgaaaCAAATTCAACCTACACACACTTAGCGCCTGAGAAGCATCATCactgatactaatggcagcacgagTGAGTGTAGGTAACCTTAATTGTTTCTCAGcatatgaaagactcatcatcgatGTAACATACAAAGGCACTTTTGGGGACAACTAACCTCTAAGTAAACAAGACATGAATTGCCTCCCCGGTCTAATGCCAGTTTATATGTGACGGATTCAATTTCATTGATTCCTAAGACATTAAAACTGGTAAAAGATCGGAAAGCCAAAACAAATCATGTTAAATTTGATCTCAGATGTCCCCAAGCTTCATTGAACCACACCATGTTCACAAACCATTAGCACACAAAAGCCTCATACAGCCTACGGCTGGATGCTAATGGCGCACTGTGGTTTATGAAACATGGATAGTTTCTCAGCACTGAAAGACTCATCATAGACCTCATTCAAACCCTAACATCACAGACCAAGCATTCAGGAAAGGCAAACAATAAGAGGGGACTTTAATGAAACTGTTTTTTTCCAATCACATGTTAAAATTTTATTCATAAACCCATCCCATATGCTTTCACCCCTCTCAAGGCAACACTAATCAACCAGCAAACATATCACAGTTTCAACAGGCAATATTATTAAATCAGCAAGCACACAAGGCaacattcatcaatcaacaaggCAACATGTTTCAAGCAACAAGGCAATAATAGAGGACATGAATACACTCCAAACCctatcacatcatcaacaaaacaacaacaccccttgccaacaacagatcacagttgttggcTACTCCACCTTATGTCTCCACAGCTAACCAGCAACccaaatataattaaaagaggGTTTATAGAAGACACACTAATCTCTAAGCATCATCAACACCCTTAGGtggcttttttttatttttttattttttatttcatcTTCCTTCACGTTTGGGGACGAAACCGAACATTGCCCATCAGAAACCTCTGGACCAACAGTTGTTTTCTCACACTCACCCACATAGTATAGGTCGAATGAATCAGAGTGATTGGGTTCCTTGCAATCAAGAGGGGACATAAAatatgtttaatatatttcacATCATCACAAACATTCAtgggatttattaattaaactGAACAAGATCATCATAAATAGATCAAGTCACAAGATCATCATACGAAGACCATCACACATGTCTGAACTGAACAACATCACCAAAGAACAACCACGGGATTCAACATGCAATTTAAAGAACATGCAAAATGCAACTGAACTAGATCAACTTAACAAGATCAAAGAACAACATCATCAAATTAATCATGGAATTGAACATCCAAATCAACCAAAACAGACTAACATTCATGGTATTCAACATGCAATTTAAAAAATGTCATAAAATTCGAGAAAAATCAAGGGATCCCTGACATGCAATTCATGAACTTCATCATTTAACCAAAAAAATCAAGGGATCTCTGACATGCAATtcgaaaatttatcatttaacaaaataaatcaagggatctctgacatgcaattagaaaacttcatcatttaacaaaaaatatcaacgaatctctgacatgcaattcgaaaacttcatcatttaacacaaaaatcaaacatttttgGGACATGCATGATGAAAAAAAATGAACCAATGTTAAAtctaaaaaaattcacaaaaatcatcaacaaatgaaaaaaatcattaaaattcacaaaaaatcaGAACATGCAGAGTAAGCCTAATTTTATTAGAAAACCTACGTTTCAACCAAAAATCACAGATTTTCTCCAAGAAACACAAAAACAGAGTAAACCCTAATTAACTCGAAAAATCaggaaaaaaaacccaaaaataaggaaatatacctCATCAGATTCGTCTCCTCCAAAGAATCTCAGATCTGCTGGTGTGGGGACTCGATCGTCGTATTTGGACTCCACCTCTTCACCAGGCTCCACTTCCATTTTCTCAAACCAAGCTTTGAGATAATTTCGGGTACTCGTGTTCTCCTTCTGGGCCAACCTCGAATTATTCAGATACTCGCCAGAATACGAGTGCTCGTTGTTGGGACAAATGCATTTCGAGCCCCAATCACAGTTTGAGTCAGGAATTCGTTGCCCAGAAGTACCAACCGAATAACTCGGAAGATGTTTGGAGGAAGAGGATCCCATTAAGAAATTAATAAAACCCTAATAAAACTCCGATTTTATCCCCAAAAAAATTTCACCAGAGAATCGATTACCAACCGGGATTTGGGACGACAAAGGGGACAAAACTAGAGGGGATCTCACCGGAATGTCGTTCCGGTTAAAGTTTGAGAACAATTTTGAGCGAAAAACCCAAAGATCTGAGAGatctcaccaaaaaaaaaatgaagaacagGGGCGGAGAAGGTTAGGGTTTTTAGAGAAACAGAGAGATttcttgaggagagagagggagacagGAGGAGAGAGGGATCCGAAgagaatgaggagagagagggtaAGAGGGACGGGTTATAAGGAGAGAGAGGTGAGAGTGACGTTagggttttattaatttaataagggAGGTGGGTgggttaaatgaataaaatattatgggtggggaaaattaggtgggaatatgggtagattCTTTAGGTTTTTTGGTTATTAGATTGAaatataagggtattttaggacaaaaagtatgtccaaaaatggaaAGATTCTAAGGGGATACAACATTATGAAACGACTAAAAAGGAAAcagatacaacaaaaagaaacggagggagtatttatcaATTATGAACATCAAAGTTTTGTTCAATGTTTCAAGTGCTTTAAATTATTGCAATTTTGAATATGATTCGATTCGTATTGAATCGGTTTTATCTTTGAAATAAATAACTCACGAAATTATGTTTTAAGCCACTAAAATTAGTTTCAGGTTGGGCAATGTGTACTCAGTTtccctgactttgttctttgaacctgtcctggtgggggcagatTCCTATTCGTGATTTTACAGGTTTAGTTAATGCTGGAAGTTGAATCAGGGATCACGAATGCAAAAAGAGATATATGCTAGCTGAATTTCATATAtaagttgtaatagtttttgTGTGAATATTCTTAAGTTAAATATGAAGAGTCATTGAATATTATGGATTAATTCCTTGTGGGTTAAGAGCTAAGTTTGATTAATGCTACTAAGTAATTCTAATTAGCAGCTCGTTAAGAGCGGGCTGTTATATTTCCAGTACAACCAATTTGAGATTGATCTGATGGGTTGTATTGCTGATATCCTCGTGTCTCTTTGGAGTTCGGAGTACTGAAAATGGAGTGTAACTGCAACATTAGACAAGTTTTTCAACAAACCAAGCATAAGATTCAGGGTATGTATATAATAGCCTTGGAatcttgattttattttttggttaCTGCTGCTTCTAAGCATTTCTGGAAAAAAATTAAGTTCAGACAAAACATCGAAAGTTCGTATTGTGTTGGTACCAACATGAAGTAATGTCTATTAtatagctcaattggtagagctttgTTCCAATGCACAGTGATATTagttcgaatcctacataggaaactctttgtgttttttttatgaTATTAGTTCTCCTACTTGATTATTCTGATTCTATTTATTTTTACAAGGAGCAACAATCGCAACTCCTATCCCATGCTATGCATTCCTACAATTTGTGTACAAGAACTGCAAAGTCTACATTTTTCCAGGTGATAGATCAGACACTCAATATGCAACCGAGTTTGGTCAAAGACTTTCAAGTGAAATTCAGCAATCTGCAGGAAGTGCAGCTTGTTAACAAGCCATTATTTGGACTATTCAACTCAGATATATACTACTTCTTTAAGCACTGCAGCTGTCCTTCTTCACAGAAGATTTCCATAGAAGTACGGCTTAAACTTATACTACCCtacatatttttaactttcgaTCTGTCTTTCTAATTTGGTTTAATTTTGTAGCTTTTAACCGTGTCTGAGGAGGAAAACTTCATCTCGGAACACCGAAAGCCAAATATCACGCATGTTGAATGTGCTTTTAACAATTTGAGGTCTGTCACATTGTGCAACTTCAGAGGAACTAGTTCAGATATTGAACTTGCAGCATATTTCTTGCAAAGAGCACCAATTTTGGAATTAATGAAATTTTTTTGAATCTTAAGTAATTTGAGATTTCaaattttttgctcatttagacacaatgagcaaatttttgaatattaacaaaccccaactttaaaaaatgagcaaaaatatttgctcatttgtataaactataaaaaatgagaacattttttgaatgttaagtaatatgagattttaaaatatttgctcatttagacagaatgagcaaaagttttgaatattaacaaaaccaaactttaaaatttataaaatgagcaaaaatatttgctcatttgtgtaaactatatgaaatgagcaaaaatatttgctcatttgtataaactataaaaaattagCAAagatattttgctcatttgtgtaaactataaaaaaaaatgagcaaaaatatttgctcatttgtgtaaattataaaaaatgagaatttatttttaatgttaAGTAATcggagattttaaaatatttgctcatttagacacagagcaaaagttttgaatattaacaaacccgaattttaaaaatgagcaaaaatatttgctcatttgtgtaaactatataaaatgagaaaaaatatttgctcatttgtataacctataaaaatgagaaaattttttgaatgttaacatattttctcatttaaaatatttgctcatttagacagaatgagcaaaaaatttgaatattaacaaaaccaaaatttaaaattttaaaaatgctCATTTGTGTGAACTAtattaaatgagcaaaaatattttctcatttgtataaactataaaaaatgggcaaagatattttgctcatttgtgtaaactataaaaaatgagcaaattttttgaATGTTGAGTAAtctgagattttaaaatatttgctcatttagacacaatgagcaaaagttttgaatattaaaaaaaccggactttaaaattttaaaaatgagcaaaaatatttgctcatttgtgtaaattataaaaaatgagcaaattttttaaATGTTATGTAATctaagatttttaaatattggcTCATTTGGACACAATGAGCAATATTAACAaacccgaactttaaaatttgctCAGTTGTTTCATTTTTTGTATGTAACTacaaaggttttaatttttatatgcACTAAATAAACCGATTCTTGAGGAAAGCACGTGGAGTTCCCTTCGCTAACTGCCACGTGCAAGGTTGTGCTACCGTTGAACATTGAAACAACAGTAGCTGCTGCGAGAATTACATCGCCACCCTCGCGGACAACTAGTTTGAGGAGGTCGGGGTTCTATACAAGCATACAGACCTATATCGCATGCAC contains these protein-coding regions:
- the LOC130467465 gene encoding uncharacterized protein; amino-acid sequence: MASDQEEDEFLGFSDDEGDGTNSDSDYDDDEATQNAESEVNAHQIGDFEQNQQLPDLNEVGQEYAQECEVGPQHTSGISDNHSVPFLFDLNMPTQQEFPPSPIHQTETEQNHHKPRTPRINNELRLEILLFLLLRKEKHSDELIHGTNRQAVIKFGYTRKTIRLIWQRALAHKAAMDSYFYDSKYHNCGRKRIQVTYEFIASIAMGDRTTIIDLARMLNLSPTTVWRMVKRKQIKPHSSPLNSGISEECKMARMKWVLGLLMDYSIPNDPTYYSMYDFIQIDEKWFYLTQKSQRVYLANNEPFPHRKGKSRTKIPKFMFMAAVARPRWGQDGQCEWDGKLGIFPFTDAVAAKRTSKNRVKGTIETKPIKSVNQIATRAMLINYLIPAIKEKWPPHEGKRVIYIIQDNAKAHILQNDQE